A stretch of the Clavibacter sp. B3I6 genome encodes the following:
- a CDS encoding CoA-acylating methylmalonate-semialdehyde dehydrogenase → MTDTAPLPVVPHWIDGARSPSTSGRTAPVHDPARGVVTKEVALAGQDEIQRAIASAHAAFPAWRDLSLAKRQAILFRFRELLEAEKGELAEIITSEHGKVVSDALGEITRGQEVVEFATGLAHHLKGEYSEQVSTGVDVYSTKQPLGVVGIISPFNFPAMVPMWFFPIAIAAGNTVVLKPSEKDPSAAIWMAELWKRAGLPDGVFTVLNGDKEAVDGLLTHPDVRAISFVGSTPIAQYVYETGTKHGKRVQALGGAKNHMLVLPDADLDLVADSAVNAGFGSAGERCMAISVVVAVEPVADALIERISTRMASLRVGDGRRGCDMGPLVTAAHRDKVASYIEIAQEDGARIVVDGRGIEVDGDPDGFWLGPTLIDELPTSSRAYTEEIFGPVLGVVRVRTYEEGVALINAGAFGNGTAIFTNDGGAARRFQNEVQVGMIGINVPIPVPVATFSFGGWRSSLFGDTKAHGAEGVRFFTQAKAITSRWLDPSHGGVDLGFPQN, encoded by the coding sequence ATGACCGACACCGCCCCGCTCCCCGTCGTCCCGCACTGGATCGACGGCGCCCGCTCGCCCTCGACCTCCGGCCGCACCGCCCCCGTCCACGACCCCGCCCGCGGCGTCGTCACGAAGGAGGTCGCGCTCGCGGGCCAGGACGAGATCCAGCGCGCCATCGCCTCGGCGCACGCGGCCTTCCCGGCCTGGCGCGACCTCTCGCTCGCCAAGCGGCAGGCGATCCTCTTCCGCTTCCGCGAGCTGCTGGAGGCCGAGAAGGGCGAGCTGGCGGAGATCATCACGTCGGAGCACGGCAAGGTCGTGAGCGACGCGCTCGGCGAGATCACGCGCGGGCAGGAGGTCGTGGAGTTCGCCACCGGCCTCGCGCACCACCTCAAGGGCGAGTACTCCGAGCAGGTGTCCACGGGCGTGGACGTGTACTCGACCAAGCAGCCGCTCGGCGTGGTCGGGATCATCTCGCCCTTCAACTTCCCGGCCATGGTGCCGATGTGGTTCTTCCCCATCGCGATCGCCGCCGGCAACACCGTGGTGCTGAAGCCCAGCGAGAAGGACCCGAGCGCCGCCATCTGGATGGCCGAGCTCTGGAAGCGCGCGGGACTCCCGGACGGCGTCTTCACGGTGCTGAACGGCGACAAGGAGGCGGTGGACGGGCTGCTCACGCACCCGGACGTGCGCGCGATCTCGTTCGTCGGATCCACGCCCATCGCCCAGTACGTCTACGAGACGGGCACGAAGCACGGCAAGCGCGTGCAGGCCCTGGGCGGCGCCAAGAACCACATGCTCGTCCTGCCCGACGCCGACCTCGACCTGGTGGCCGACTCGGCCGTCAACGCGGGCTTCGGCTCGGCGGGCGAGCGCTGCATGGCGATCTCCGTGGTCGTCGCGGTCGAGCCCGTGGCCGACGCGCTCATCGAGCGGATCTCGACGCGCATGGCGTCGCTGCGGGTCGGCGACGGTCGACGCGGCTGCGACATGGGCCCGCTCGTCACCGCGGCGCACCGCGACAAGGTGGCGTCCTACATCGAGATCGCCCAGGAGGACGGCGCCCGGATCGTGGTCGACGGCCGCGGCATCGAGGTCGACGGCGACCCGGACGGCTTCTGGCTCGGCCCGACCCTCATCGACGAGCTGCCCACGAGCTCGCGCGCGTACACCGAGGAGATCTTCGGGCCCGTGCTCGGCGTCGTCCGCGTGCGCACCTACGAGGAGGGCGTGGCGCTCATCAACGCCGGCGCGTTCGGCAACGGCACCGCGATCTTCACCAACGACGGCGGGGCTGCGCGCCGCTTCCAGAACGAGGTGCAGGTCGGCATGATCGGGATCAACGTGCCCATCCCGGTACCCGTCGCCACCTTCTCGTTCGGCGGCTGGCGGTCGAGCCTCTTCGGCGACACCAAGGCCCACGGCGCGGAGGGGGTGCGGTTCTTCACGCAAGCCAAGGCGATCACCAGCCGGTGGCTCGACCCGTCGCACGGCGGCGTCGACCTCGGCTTCCCGCAGAACTGA
- the iolC gene encoding 5-dehydro-2-deoxygluconokinase, producing MRPPETTVPAPTPILDVIALGRVGVDLYPLQDGVGLEDVETFGKYLGGSAANVAVAAARHGRSAALVSRVGDDPFGRYVTRELERLGVSARYVTPVDDLPTPVTFCEIFPPDDFPLYFYRRPKAPDLCIEADELDLDAIRDARVHWSTVTGLSEDPSRTAHHAAWAARARRPLTVLDLDYRPMFWSSPEDATREVGRALEHVTVAVGNREECEIAVGETDPLRAADALLDRGVELAIVKQGPKGVLARTREETVEVPPYPVEVVNGLGAGDGFGGALVHGLLAGWDLERILRFANVAGAIVASRRECSTAMPTTAEVDAVLAGLR from the coding sequence ATGCGCCCTCCCGAGACCACGGTCCCCGCCCCGACCCCGATCCTCGACGTGATCGCCCTCGGCCGCGTCGGCGTCGACCTCTACCCGCTCCAGGACGGCGTGGGCCTCGAGGACGTCGAGACGTTCGGCAAGTACCTCGGCGGGAGCGCGGCCAACGTGGCGGTCGCCGCCGCCCGGCACGGCCGATCCGCGGCGCTCGTCTCGCGCGTGGGGGACGACCCCTTCGGCCGCTACGTGACGCGCGAGCTCGAGCGCCTCGGCGTCTCCGCCCGCTACGTGACGCCCGTCGACGACCTGCCGACGCCCGTCACGTTCTGCGAGATCTTCCCGCCGGACGACTTCCCGCTCTACTTCTACCGTCGCCCGAAGGCGCCCGACCTCTGCATCGAGGCCGACGAGCTCGACCTCGACGCGATCCGCGACGCGCGCGTCCACTGGTCGACCGTCACGGGCCTCAGCGAGGACCCCAGCCGCACTGCGCACCACGCCGCCTGGGCCGCCCGCGCCCGCCGGCCGCTCACCGTCCTCGACCTCGACTACCGGCCCATGTTCTGGTCGTCCCCCGAGGACGCCACCCGCGAGGTCGGCCGCGCGCTCGAGCACGTGACCGTCGCCGTCGGCAACCGCGAGGAATGCGAGATCGCGGTGGGGGAGACGGATCCGCTCCGCGCCGCCGACGCGCTGCTCGACCGCGGGGTGGAGCTCGCCATCGTGAAGCAGGGACCGAAGGGCGTGCTCGCGCGGACGCGGGAGGAGACGGTCGAGGTCCCGCCCTACCCGGTGGAGGTCGTCAACGGGCTCGGGGCGGGCGACGGCTTCGGCGGCGCGCTCGTGCACGGGCTGCTCGCCGGGTGGGACCTGGAGCGCATCCTGCGCTTCGCCAACGTCGCGGGCGCCATCGTCGCGTCCCGCCGCGAGTGCTCGACGGCGATGCCGACGACCGCCGAGGTCGACGCGGTGCTCGCGGGGCTCCGATGA